The Pseudodesulfovibrio sp. zrk46 genome contains a region encoding:
- the glgP gene encoding alpha-glucan family phosphorylase: METSWLFEVSWEVCNKVGGIHTVISSKAAQAMETFDGRYVAVGPLLDRNPGFKPCDPPKEIVPTLERLKSKGIDSAVGRWDIPGQPWAWLIGFQNAIPAHDKLLFQLWNDFGVDSMAGGWDYIEPVLFSTAAAMSIKEMHDDLEELADVFAHFHEWMCGAGVLYLKKHAPGVSTVMTTHATMLGRAMSGSGVDIYDRLDEIEPTQEAKLFGVTAKHSMESVSAREADCFTTVSNITRREASNLLGTNPDVVTVNGFNLEGFAEPGAVAKTRETARKALIDLAERFLDRELNPEKTLLVATSGRYEFHNKGIDLLIDSMAEVNDQLAASDNDVTVVTFLLVSCGYAGFSDEARRRLKEEKTLEKFAGISTHQLFNAEQDPIVNKCREKRLDNSPEKRCCVIFIPVYLDGSDGILNLEYYDALAGMDLTVFPSFYEPWGYTPMESAAFAVPTVTADRAGFGQWVMEKHPDGHAGVKVINRLEDNYDKARENLTRFLGEFTRWSDKERAHRSAEARKIAEEATWEHFYPRYVESYKNAADIRTERIAGVQRMAAAPGKEISFTGVNTTHPRLRSFMVVTELPQALARLRELANNLWWVWHRDTQELFEWMDAEKWKESEHNPVLFLDTMDRDRLNQLSGDIDFMGRVSSVLERFDAYMAKQADANIKGITWNNPVSYFSMEFGLHESIPIYSGGLGLLSGDHIKSASDLNLPFVGISLLYKQGYFHQKINGNGEQVVEYHQNDFATMPITPLQNDETEKILVTVDLPGRTVFAQIWEVHVGRAKLYLLDTDIVENSRTDRDICSRLYEPSSTGRIEQEIILGVGGVRLLKALNIEPSIYHLNEGHSAFLLFERIRHLMLIDGVDFATAKEIVRGSTVFTMHTPVPAGNERFERHLVENYFRGYAEEMGVPWDALWNLGHIYSEEADHLNMTVLALQLSCIRNGVSKLHGDVSRRMWMDLWRGFLLGEVPVGHVTNGVHVTSWLDERIRHDIETTCNTAVHHELLGETDWNCLDNIDDRRLWESHVALKHRLYDEVRRSITKQWKREGEPPNRLNAFLDNLHADHLSLCFARRCTAYKRPTLIFHNLQRIKEILCHADRPVNIIFAGKSHPADTIGAGYINLICRLAKQDDFLGKVIFLESFDIRLARLLVSGADVWLNNPTRLMEASGTSGMKAAVNGVPNCSILDGWWDEAFDGKNGWAVGSGLVYESQVNQDIVDADNLYETLETKVVPEFYDRDGNGIPHAWVARMKESMKTAFRQYGTHRMVHDYIEDMYLPAIELSNRRTKNNYVLSQEIGEWRKRIPGRFSTVTIKEVHVDGIIGDVFKLGSKLTVTAKVDKGQLQEEELLVEFVAATPDEEKVLDSIPMKLKHTEGTILQFKAEYSPNVSGPVRYGVRVIPVHHGLVCKCESRLIRWS, translated from the coding sequence ATGGAAACCAGCTGGCTCTTCGAAGTTTCATGGGAAGTCTGCAACAAGGTGGGCGGTATCCACACCGTTATCAGTAGTAAAGCTGCACAGGCCATGGAGACCTTTGACGGCCGATATGTGGCAGTCGGGCCGCTTCTCGACCGCAACCCCGGCTTCAAACCGTGCGATCCGCCAAAGGAGATCGTCCCCACTCTGGAACGGCTGAAAAGCAAAGGGATCGATTCTGCAGTGGGCCGCTGGGACATCCCCGGCCAGCCGTGGGCATGGCTTATCGGTTTCCAGAATGCCATCCCGGCCCATGACAAGCTCCTCTTTCAGCTCTGGAACGATTTCGGCGTAGACTCCATGGCCGGAGGCTGGGACTACATCGAACCGGTCCTGTTCAGCACCGCGGCTGCCATGTCCATCAAGGAGATGCACGACGACCTCGAAGAGTTGGCCGATGTCTTCGCCCATTTCCATGAATGGATGTGTGGCGCTGGCGTGTTGTATCTCAAGAAGCATGCTCCCGGTGTGTCCACGGTCATGACCACCCATGCCACCATGCTTGGGCGAGCCATGTCCGGCTCCGGAGTGGATATCTACGACAGGCTGGATGAAATCGAGCCGACACAGGAAGCCAAGCTCTTCGGGGTCACGGCCAAGCACTCCATGGAATCCGTTTCAGCCCGGGAAGCGGACTGCTTCACCACGGTCTCCAACATCACCCGCCGAGAAGCGTCCAACCTCCTCGGCACCAATCCGGATGTGGTCACGGTCAACGGCTTCAACCTCGAAGGCTTTGCAGAACCGGGCGCGGTGGCAAAGACGCGTGAAACGGCACGCAAAGCGCTCATTGATCTCGCCGAACGCTTTCTTGACCGCGAGCTCAACCCTGAAAAGACTCTGCTGGTGGCGACCAGTGGACGATACGAATTTCACAACAAAGGCATCGACCTGCTGATCGACAGCATGGCCGAGGTAAATGATCAACTGGCCGCATCAGACAACGACGTTACCGTGGTCACCTTCCTGCTCGTCTCATGCGGCTACGCCGGTTTCAGTGACGAAGCGCGAAGACGTCTGAAGGAAGAGAAAACGCTCGAGAAATTTGCCGGGATTTCGACCCACCAGCTGTTCAATGCCGAACAGGATCCCATCGTGAACAAATGCCGGGAAAAGAGACTGGACAATTCTCCTGAAAAGCGGTGCTGCGTCATCTTCATTCCCGTGTATCTGGACGGCAGTGACGGCATCCTGAACCTTGAATACTACGACGCCCTCGCAGGCATGGACCTGACGGTGTTCCCGTCCTTTTACGAGCCATGGGGATACACCCCCATGGAGAGCGCGGCCTTTGCAGTCCCCACCGTCACCGCCGACCGCGCTGGTTTCGGCCAGTGGGTCATGGAGAAGCATCCCGACGGGCATGCCGGCGTCAAGGTCATCAACCGGCTGGAAGACAACTATGACAAGGCACGTGAAAACCTGACGCGATTCCTTGGAGAGTTCACCAGATGGTCTGACAAGGAACGCGCGCATCGCAGTGCAGAGGCAAGAAAGATAGCCGAGGAAGCGACGTGGGAACACTTCTATCCTCGCTACGTCGAGTCCTATAAAAACGCTGCCGACATCCGCACTGAGCGCATAGCGGGAGTACAGCGCATGGCTGCTGCCCCCGGCAAGGAGATATCTTTCACCGGCGTCAACACGACGCATCCACGGCTGCGCTCATTCATGGTCGTCACCGAACTGCCCCAGGCACTGGCCCGGCTCCGGGAACTGGCCAACAACCTCTGGTGGGTTTGGCACCGTGACACGCAGGAATTGTTTGAATGGATGGACGCTGAAAAGTGGAAGGAATCCGAACACAATCCTGTCCTTTTCCTCGACACCATGGACCGCGACCGCCTCAATCAGCTTTCAGGCGATATCGATTTCATGGGACGGGTCTCCAGCGTCCTCGAACGCTTCGATGCCTATATGGCGAAACAGGCTGACGCCAACATCAAAGGGATTACATGGAACAACCCTGTCTCCTATTTCTCCATGGAATTCGGCCTGCATGAATCCATCCCCATCTACTCTGGTGGCCTCGGTCTTCTCTCGGGCGACCACATCAAATCCGCCAGTGACCTGAACCTGCCGTTTGTCGGCATCTCACTGCTGTACAAGCAGGGATACTTCCACCAAAAGATCAACGGCAATGGCGAACAGGTTGTGGAATACCACCAGAACGACTTCGCAACCATGCCCATCACCCCGCTGCAAAACGACGAGACAGAGAAGATCCTCGTCACCGTGGACCTGCCGGGACGTACGGTCTTCGCCCAGATATGGGAAGTGCATGTCGGGCGGGCCAAGCTCTACCTGCTTGATACGGATATCGTTGAGAACTCCCGCACTGACAGAGACATTTGCTCGCGGTTGTATGAACCGTCCTCAACCGGCCGGATCGAACAGGAAATAATACTGGGCGTGGGTGGCGTGCGCCTGCTCAAGGCCCTGAATATCGAGCCCTCGATCTATCATCTCAACGAAGGCCATTCCGCCTTCCTGCTGTTCGAACGCATTCGTCACCTCATGCTCATCGACGGGGTGGACTTTGCCACGGCCAAGGAGATCGTGCGCGGGTCCACGGTCTTCACCATGCACACACCTGTCCCTGCGGGTAACGAACGCTTTGAAAGGCATCTCGTGGAGAACTACTTCCGCGGCTACGCCGAAGAGATGGGTGTTCCTTGGGACGCCTTGTGGAACCTCGGCCACATCTACTCCGAAGAGGCCGACCATTTGAACATGACCGTACTCGCCCTTCAACTCTCCTGCATCAGAAACGGTGTCAGCAAGCTGCACGGCGACGTGTCCCGGCGCATGTGGATGGACCTGTGGCGTGGTTTCCTGCTGGGCGAAGTGCCGGTCGGACACGTCACCAACGGGGTGCACGTCACCTCATGGCTCGACGAACGAATCCGCCACGACATCGAGACCACCTGCAACACGGCCGTCCATCATGAACTGCTGGGCGAAACAGACTGGAATTGCCTGGACAACATCGACGACCGGCGCCTCTGGGAGAGTCATGTTGCGCTCAAGCATCGGCTCTACGATGAAGTGCGCCGCTCCATTACGAAGCAGTGGAAGCGCGAAGGCGAGCCGCCCAACCGACTCAATGCGTTTCTCGACAACCTGCACGCCGACCACCTCTCCCTGTGCTTTGCCCGACGCTGCACGGCGTACAAACGCCCCACCCTGATCTTCCACAATCTTCAACGGATCAAGGAGATACTGTGTCACGCAGACAGGCCGGTAAACATCATCTTCGCAGGCAAGTCGCACCCCGCCGACACCATTGGTGCCGGATATATCAATCTTATCTGTCGCCTTGCCAAGCAGGACGACTTCCTTGGCAAAGTCATCTTCCTGGAGAGCTTCGACATACGACTGGCGCGCCTGCTTGTATCCGGTGCGGATGTCTGGCTCAACAACCCGACACGGCTCATGGAAGCCAGCGGCACCAGCGGCATGAAGGCTGCGGTCAACGGCGTGCCCAACTGTTCCATCCTCGACGGCTGGTGGGATGAAGCCTTTGACGGCAAGAACGGCTGGGCCGTGGGCAGTGGGCTGGTGTATGAGAGCCAGGTCAATCAGGACATCGTGGACGCGGACAATCTCTATGAGACATTGGAGACCAAGGTGGTTCCCGAGTTTTACGACCGCGACGGGAATGGCATTCCCCACGCATGGGTCGCACGCATGAAGGAATCCATGAAGACCGCCTTCAGGCAATACGGCACGCATCGAATGGTTCACGATTACATTGAAGACATGTATCTCCCGGCCATAGAACTCTCCAACCGCCGCACCAAAAACAACTACGTCCTGTCTCAGGAAATCGGAGAATGGCGCAAGCGCATCCCGGGCCGTTTTTCCACGGTTACCATCAAGGAAGTCCATGTGGATGGCATCATTGGCGATGTATTCAAGCTCGGCAGCAAGCTGACCGTCACCGCAAAAGTCGATAAAGGCCAGCTTCAGGAAGAAGAACTGCTCGTCGAGTTCGTGGCCGCCACCCCGGACGAAGAAAAGGTTCTGGACAGCATCCCCATGAAACTGAAGCACACCGAAGGCACCATCCTGCAATTCAAGGCAGAATACTCACCGAATGTATCCGGTCCTGTTCGCTACGGCGTGAGGGTTATTCCCGTTCATCATGGACTCGTCTGCAAGTGCGAAAGCCGACTCATCCGATGGAGTTGA
- a CDS encoding glycoside hydrolase family 57 protein translates to MISVCFYFQVHQPMRLDQGYTFFDMGRRHHYRDEAANRDILLKVAQKCYLPANRMMLDLINEFKGAFRISYAITGVAMEQFQEFCPEVLDSFRDLADTGCVEFIGETHYHSLAFLFSKEEFRRQVKMHGKILEEFFGSKPVTFRNTELIYNNDLALEIEKMGYKVVLAEGADQVLGWRSPNFVYQPAGCSKLKALLKNYRLSDDVAFRFSNQQWDEWPVTTDKFADWVHAIAGSGEVVNLFMDYETIGEHQWEDTGIFNFFRSLPRSILSHHDFAFETPAEAAGRLDPLAQLDVPFFTSWADLERDVTAWLGNPMQDQAAELAYALEKRILDSQDDDIIATWREMLTSDHFYYMCTKWFSDGDVHKYFNPYDTPHQAFITYMNALNDLALRVGYERTTS, encoded by the coding sequence ATGATCTCCGTCTGCTTCTATTTTCAGGTGCATCAGCCCATGCGCCTCGATCAGGGGTACACGTTCTTCGACATGGGAAGAAGACACCACTACCGGGATGAAGCAGCCAACCGCGACATCCTGCTTAAAGTGGCGCAGAAGTGCTATCTCCCTGCCAACAGGATGATGCTCGACCTGATCAATGAATTCAAAGGCGCCTTCCGCATCTCCTACGCCATCACCGGTGTCGCCATGGAGCAATTTCAGGAGTTCTGCCCCGAAGTTCTCGACTCATTCCGAGACCTCGCAGACACGGGCTGTGTGGAGTTCATCGGTGAGACACACTATCACTCCCTTGCCTTCCTCTTCTCCAAGGAAGAGTTCCGTCGTCAGGTGAAGATGCACGGAAAAATCCTCGAAGAGTTCTTCGGCTCCAAACCCGTAACCTTCCGCAACACGGAACTCATCTACAACAACGACCTCGCCCTTGAGATCGAGAAGATGGGTTACAAGGTCGTTTTGGCCGAAGGCGCGGATCAGGTGCTCGGCTGGCGCTCCCCCAACTTCGTGTACCAACCCGCGGGTTGCTCAAAGCTCAAGGCGCTGCTCAAGAACTACCGCCTCTCGGATGACGTGGCGTTTCGCTTCTCGAATCAACAATGGGATGAATGGCCCGTAACCACGGACAAATTCGCCGACTGGGTACACGCCATTGCCGGAAGCGGAGAGGTGGTCAACCTGTTCATGGACTACGAGACCATCGGCGAGCATCAGTGGGAAGACACCGGTATCTTCAATTTCTTCCGCAGCCTGCCCCGGTCCATTCTCTCGCACCACGATTTCGCCTTTGAAACCCCGGCAGAGGCTGCTGGCCGACTCGACCCGCTTGCCCAACTCGACGTACCTTTCTTCACCTCCTGGGCAGACCTTGAACGTGACGTAACAGCCTGGCTCGGCAACCCCATGCAGGATCAGGCGGCGGAGTTGGCCTACGCCCTTGAAAAGCGGATCCTCGACTCTCAAGATGACGACATTATCGCCACATGGCGGGAAATGCTCACGAGCGACCACTTCTACTACATGTGTACCAAGTGGTTTTCCGACGGCGATGTTCACAAGTATTTCAATCCCTACGACACCCCGCATCAGGCGTTCATCACATACATGAACGCCCTCAATGATCTGGCCCTCAGGGTCGGCTACGAACGGACCACATCCTAA
- a CDS encoding glycosyltransferase family 4 protein, with the protein MRVLMFGWEFPPYISGGLGTACLGLTKGLAHHGTDILFVLPRLDSNEEAGHLSLLGANRVRASVGIREILELQERVSVLEVLSPLRPYLTEKEYIHLLERNELISAEDILGQLDNDFAGGYGDNLMAEIVRYSLVAGHMARHEKFDVIHAHDWMTAPAGIEAKRASGKPLVVHAHALEFDRSGEHVNQRVYDIERAGFEAADRIIAVSHFTKDTIVRRYSIDPSKITVVHNAVSKERRLKQMRIEKPFKEKLVLFLGRITFQKGPDYFIEAAAKVLEKSPNIRFAMAGSGDMFPRMVERMAELRIADKFHFLGFVRGMDVERIYAMSDLYVMPSVTEPFGITPLEAMVYDVPSIVSKQSGVAEIMENAVKIDFWDVDRLAHEILDILDNDDRAAMLKLSGRHTLKKVQWEHAAEHVLHVYNQLMGGAA; encoded by the coding sequence ATGCGGGTACTCATGTTCGGATGGGAATTCCCTCCATACATATCCGGTGGCCTCGGTACGGCCTGTCTTGGCCTGACAAAGGGGCTGGCACACCACGGGACCGACATACTGTTCGTACTTCCCCGACTCGACTCCAATGAAGAGGCAGGACACTTGAGCCTTCTAGGCGCCAATCGTGTCCGTGCAAGTGTCGGCATCAGGGAAATCCTTGAACTGCAGGAGCGCGTCTCGGTTCTGGAGGTACTGTCTCCTTTGCGCCCCTATCTCACTGAGAAGGAATACATCCATCTTCTCGAGCGCAATGAGCTGATTTCAGCCGAAGATATTCTGGGCCAGTTGGACAATGACTTTGCTGGCGGCTACGGCGACAACCTCATGGCCGAGATCGTCCGATACAGCCTTGTTGCCGGACACATGGCGCGGCACGAGAAGTTCGACGTGATCCACGCCCACGACTGGATGACCGCCCCGGCCGGGATTGAGGCCAAACGTGCGTCGGGCAAGCCTCTGGTGGTCCACGCCCATGCCCTTGAATTCGACCGAAGCGGCGAACACGTCAACCAGCGGGTGTACGACATCGAGCGGGCCGGGTTTGAGGCCGCGGACCGTATCATCGCCGTGAGTCACTTCACCAAGGACACCATCGTCAGGCGATATTCCATCGATCCATCCAAGATCACGGTGGTGCACAACGCGGTGTCCAAAGAGCGCCGCCTGAAGCAGATGCGCATCGAGAAGCCCTTCAAGGAAAAGCTGGTTCTCTTTCTGGGACGGATCACATTCCAGAAAGGGCCCGACTATTTCATAGAGGCCGCTGCCAAAGTGCTGGAAAAGAGCCCTAATATCAGGTTCGCCATGGCGGGTTCCGGAGACATGTTCCCCAGAATGGTGGAACGAATGGCCGAGTTGCGTATTGCCGACAAGTTCCATTTCCTTGGCTTTGTGCGCGGCATGGACGTTGAGCGCATATATGCCATGAGCGACCTCTACGTCATGCCCAGTGTCACCGAGCCGTTTGGCATCACGCCACTCGAGGCCATGGTCTACGACGTGCCGTCCATCGTATCCAAGCAGTCCGGCGTTGCCGAGATAATGGAGAACGCAGTCAAGATCGACTTCTGGGACGTGGATCGCCTCGCACATGAAATACTGGATATTCTCGATAACGATGACCGGGCCGCCATGCTCAAGCTCAGCGGCCGCCATACGCTGAAAAAGGTGCAATGGGAGCACGCCGCCGAACACGTTCTCCACGTATATAACCAGCTCATGGGAGGTGCGGCATGA
- a CDS encoding amylo-alpha-1,6-glucosidase: MIHIPREECVNTETATRREWLDTNGIGGYASSTVINCHTRKYHGLLIASLKEPRGKFVLLSKVEASLVHEDLEFNLSTNKYPGVYHPTGHQFVEEFEQGLYPSITYRIGDAVIRKSMMMVRGKNTTLLCYELLEGKVKPLLRIRPLLAYRDIHTLTRENMFLRPKSYPEKNGRKIQPYEGMPPLYMATNRNSEFFPGPKWSLNVEHLMERDRGFDYQEDLFCPGMFETTLRKGKPIIFAASTEPLGNLERLRKKEVERREEAFAACKDRSKSVRWLKYFSDQFLIRNASDFASVVAGYHWFGEWGRDTMIALPGLTFHAGRREFGEEVLAAYAKLERDGLLPNYLDQRSDHLAYNSVDASLWFFWAVQEYLKAKGSKQFVLDHILPALRSIVTAHLDGRVPLCGIGENGLLYAGNEHTQLTWMDAQAYGGPVTPRHGAAVEINAMWYNALCFLMELLPEKDELYPRARHAADTLAGNFIDQFWNQKDNCLSDVVNGHGQDHSIRPNQIFAVSMPHTMLNIEQMRAVISTIQSHLLTPYGLRTLSPRSPLYSPFYRGDSDERDSAYHQGMVWPWLAGHFGEALLRQAEDKSGTKAFLCKYFKPILRSFPEEFGIASVPELYTGNHPHLPKGTIAQAWSVAEAIRLNKILGGK, from the coding sequence ATGATTCATATTCCTAGGGAAGAGTGCGTCAACACCGAGACGGCAACTCGAAGAGAATGGCTCGATACCAACGGCATAGGTGGCTATGCATCAAGCACGGTCATCAACTGCCACACGCGAAAGTACCATGGACTTCTCATCGCTTCCCTCAAGGAACCGCGAGGCAAATTCGTACTGCTTTCGAAAGTGGAAGCGTCGCTGGTTCATGAAGACCTCGAATTCAACCTTTCCACCAACAAGTATCCGGGGGTTTACCACCCCACAGGTCATCAGTTTGTGGAGGAGTTTGAGCAAGGCCTGTATCCGTCCATTACATATCGGATAGGTGACGCAGTCATCCGCAAGTCCATGATGATGGTACGCGGCAAGAACACCACCCTGCTTTGCTATGAGCTTTTGGAAGGCAAAGTAAAACCCCTCCTCCGTATCCGCCCCTTACTGGCCTATCGGGACATCCACACCCTGACCCGGGAGAACATGTTCCTTCGTCCCAAGTCGTATCCGGAGAAGAACGGACGAAAAATCCAGCCGTACGAGGGCATGCCCCCACTCTACATGGCCACCAACAGAAACTCGGAGTTTTTCCCCGGCCCCAAGTGGTCCCTGAACGTGGAGCACCTCATGGAGCGAGACAGGGGCTTTGACTATCAGGAAGACCTGTTCTGCCCCGGCATGTTTGAGACGACACTCAGAAAGGGCAAGCCCATTATCTTCGCTGCTTCCACCGAACCTCTCGGCAACCTTGAACGGCTGAGAAAGAAGGAAGTGGAACGACGCGAAGAAGCATTCGCAGCCTGCAAGGACAGAAGCAAGAGTGTCCGTTGGCTCAAATATTTCTCGGACCAGTTCCTCATCCGAAACGCTTCGGATTTCGCCTCTGTGGTGGCAGGATACCACTGGTTCGGCGAATGGGGGCGGGACACCATGATCGCCCTTCCCGGTCTGACCTTTCATGCAGGACGACGGGAGTTCGGTGAGGAGGTCCTTGCAGCCTATGCCAAGCTCGAAAGAGACGGCCTTCTCCCCAACTATCTCGACCAACGCTCAGACCACCTGGCCTACAACTCCGTGGATGCCTCTCTGTGGTTTTTCTGGGCGGTGCAGGAATACCTGAAAGCCAAGGGGAGCAAGCAATTCGTATTGGATCACATCCTCCCGGCCCTTAGGAGCATTGTCACGGCGCACCTCGATGGACGCGTTCCGCTCTGCGGCATTGGTGAAAACGGCCTTCTCTATGCCGGAAACGAGCACACCCAGCTCACATGGATGGATGCGCAGGCGTACGGCGGGCCCGTCACTCCCAGACACGGGGCAGCGGTGGAAATCAACGCCATGTGGTATAACGCCCTCTGCTTCCTCATGGAGTTACTACCCGAAAAGGACGAGCTTTACCCCCGTGCCCGGCACGCTGCCGACACATTGGCTGGCAATTTCATCGACCAGTTCTGGAACCAAAAGGACAACTGCCTGAGCGACGTGGTCAACGGCCACGGTCAGGATCACAGCATCAGACCGAATCAGATCTTTGCTGTGTCCATGCCGCACACCATGCTGAATATCGAGCAGATGCGGGCGGTCATCAGTACGATCCAATCTCATCTGTTGACGCCTTATGGCCTGCGCACGCTCTCCCCGAGGAGCCCACTCTACTCACCATTCTATCGAGGGGATTCCGACGAGCGCGATTCGGCGTACCATCAGGGCATGGTCTGGCCATGGCTGGCCGGACACTTCGGCGAGGCATTGCTCCGACAGGCTGAGGACAAGAGCGGCACCAAGGCCTTCCTGTGCAAATACTTCAAGCCTATCCTGCGGTCGTTCCCGGAAGAGTTCGGCATTGCATCCGTTCCCGAGTTGTATACCGGCAATCATCCGCATCTCCCCAAGGGGACCATCGCACAGGCATGGAGCGTTGCCGAAGCGATTCGCCTGAACAAGATTCTGGGGGGCAAATAA
- a CDS encoding ABC transporter substrate-binding protein, translating to MLRRSIQVCLVAMLTMVIMIGFATGAQANKKLTKVVFAECARSEGWLPVHLAQTLGFFEEEGLAPEFITYKDGPLALMGLLNGDAEFCIIGFEPVLMAHEKGQSSKVIMTTLDSQPYTFVSRPELTSAADFKGKVVFAGMPGSAPYFFVKTILRNAGVDPDKEVTFASLEYGAELVAINRGQIDGAYVRATRFKQIQEMGGRIILDATNPAKHKEVYGSEKYQAMSVQVRDDYIKEHPEIVQAFSNAVYKGILWQLSHTDAEIAKAVAPMFPGRNIDAGLISVLRKVWSTDGIYTEEGYRAVIDFCVANGVLRAPIPMNETVDNSFMEKAKANIH from the coding sequence ATGTTGAGGAGAAGTATTCAGGTCTGTCTGGTCGCTATGCTGACCATGGTGATCATGATCGGATTTGCAACCGGCGCACAAGCCAACAAGAAACTGACCAAAGTTGTTTTTGCTGAGTGCGCCCGTAGCGAAGGCTGGCTGCCGGTTCACCTGGCTCAGACTCTTGGTTTTTTTGAAGAAGAAGGGCTGGCCCCCGAATTTATCACCTACAAGGATGGTCCGCTGGCCCTCATGGGACTCCTGAACGGCGACGCAGAATTCTGTATCATCGGTTTCGAGCCGGTACTTATGGCCCACGAAAAAGGACAGTCCAGCAAAGTCATCATGACGACTCTGGACAGCCAACCCTATACTTTTGTCAGCCGCCCCGAACTGACCAGCGCAGCCGACTTCAAGGGCAAAGTCGTCTTTGCAGGCATGCCCGGCTCCGCACCCTACTTTTTCGTCAAGACCATCCTGCGCAACGCAGGGGTAGACCCGGACAAGGAAGTCACGTTTGCCAGCCTCGAATACGGTGCAGAACTGGTGGCCATCAACAGAGGCCAGATCGATGGTGCGTACGTACGCGCCACTCGCTTCAAACAGATACAAGAAATGGGTGGCCGCATCATCCTCGACGCTACCAACCCAGCGAAACACAAGGAAGTGTATGGCTCGGAGAAATACCAGGCCATGTCCGTACAGGTGCGTGACGACTACATCAAAGAACACCCCGAAATCGTACAGGCTTTTTCCAATGCGGTATATAAGGGCATCCTCTGGCAGCTCTCCCACACCGATGCGGAAATAGCTAAAGCCGTTGCCCCGATGTTCCCTGGCCGCAATATCGATGCAGGTCTCATCAGCGTCCTGCGAAAAGTCTGGTCAACAGACGGCATCTACACCGAGGAAGGCTACAGGGCGGTCATCGATTTCTGCGTAGCCAACGGCGTACTTCGGGCCCCAATCCCAATGAATGAAACTGTGGACAATTCCTTCATGGAAAAAGCCAAAGCAAACATCCACTAG
- a CDS encoding ABC transporter permease, translating into MPNFRLNDDLRNRLYILGMVSALLVIWEVATRTKFINTFYASQPTVIASDFYHFVTSGDILPHLLTTLQEALFGLFFGTIAGIICGVALGKTKRLADLFEPIITALYGIPKLALAPIFILWFGLGMESKIFLSALLVFYLVFFSTYSGIRNINPDIIATVQLMGANRHQIFFKVTLPSCVPWVLTGIRGGIGASLIGAIVGEYMGASAGLGWMIQYATTTYQIERVMSCILALLLIGLVLNKGLRMCEKRLLRWRPDNF; encoded by the coding sequence ATGCCTAACTTTCGCCTCAATGACGACCTGCGGAACAGGCTCTATATCCTGGGCATGGTGTCAGCACTTCTCGTCATATGGGAAGTCGCCACGCGGACAAAATTCATCAACACCTTTTACGCAAGCCAGCCCACGGTCATCGCCTCGGATTTCTACCACTTCGTGACAAGCGGAGACATACTTCCCCATTTGCTCACCACCCTTCAGGAAGCGCTCTTCGGTCTCTTTTTCGGAACCATCGCCGGCATCATTTGTGGGGTAGCCCTCGGCAAGACGAAACGTCTCGCCGACCTGTTTGAACCTATCATCACAGCTCTATACGGCATCCCCAAGCTTGCACTGGCACCCATATTCATTCTCTGGTTCGGCCTTGGAATGGAATCCAAGATATTCCTGTCCGCGCTTCTCGTCTTCTACCTCGTCTTTTTCAGCACCTATTCCGGCATTCGCAACATTAACCCTGACATCATCGCCACGGTGCAGCTTATGGGCGCCAACCGGCATCAAATATTTTTCAAGGTCACGCTACCTTCATGCGTCCCCTGGGTTCTGACCGGAATCCGTGGGGGCATCGGCGCGTCCCTCATTGGGGCAATCGTCGGCGAATACATGGGAGCCAGCGCAGGGTTGGGGTGGATGATTCAATACGCCACCACCACCTATCAGATCGAGCGCGTCATGTCCTGTATCCTGGCGCTGCTGCTCATCGGCCTTGTTCTGAACAAAGGACTTCGCATGTGCGAAAAAAGGCTGCTGCGTTGGCGGCCGGATAATTTCTAA